The following proteins are encoded in a genomic region of Thioflexithrix psekupsensis:
- a CDS encoding CHAT domain-containing protein, translated as MNEEQNPLMSLLEQAESAEQRYLQHNDVSGLDEAIHYWQQILQSPNFPAQDEYFQLSILNNIAVTYWYRYKARGVIQDSDTALQAWQALVKKLPDDSPYLPSILNNLDTGLRDRHSRLGNLGDLQAGISAFQQAIDHSPPDFPDLATMFNNLGNRLTNRYSRSGDLDDLQAGISAYEKAIAHTPPDSPDLASLLNNLGRGLRHRYLRLGGLDDLQAGISAFQQAIAHIPPDSTGLAKCLNNLGLGLTDRYLRLGNLGDLQAGIAAHEKAIAHTPPDSPESATILNNLGGGLRHRYLRLGDLDDLQAGIAAHEKAIAHTPPDSPELVKCLNNLGLGVTDRYLRLGDLGDLQAGISAFQQAIDRTPPDSPELAKCLNNLGLGVTNRYLRLGDLGDLQAGISAFQQAIDHTPPDSPELAGRLNNLGSGLTDRYLRLGGLGDLQAAIAAYEKAITYTPPDSPDLATILNNLGTGLRGRYLRLGDLGDLQAAIAAYEKAIAHTPPDSPDLAGWFNNLGNGLSDRYSRLGDDLGDLQAGIKAYQRAIELDKKGSLENLLNHSVNLLNWAFERSNWQEMEEVYPQIQATSEQLVEKQLQREHQEAFLTETQGISAAMAYARIQLHNPAGAVEALEQGAARLLSTALARDNADISQLQQDYPDLYARYEQQRKAVKNAQRFYQNANEEQHKAAFEQWQQQEAHFQSVLSEIRQQPDQENFLNIATDINRVYQAADTRPLVYVFYTDKGGYALRIFKKEIQAIVLPDLTTEKWQERFDKYFNAYDNAHNNQKEWQQAIDDLTAWLYTAIMQPIVSHLPSTEFTLIPIGYLNLFPLHLAWTKENGTRHYMVDKFTINYAPNALALVNAQKSAILPSDNLLLINEPKPVEASELPSSIMESIAIKQHFKQHTEFAHEQATVSAVKEALNNSPNVLHFACHGEVDFENPLKTGLLMANYKMLTVADFFQAQLQARLVSLSACQTGIIGTKKVEEVVGLPTSLLHAGAAGILASLWPVKDVSTALLMMHFYHNFMQKKQAPQAALREAQLWLREANNQEIYDWLKKPVLSQLGSSYRLRFHQNANNKPLEKPYQSAYYWGAFYYTGI; from the coding sequence ATGAATGAAGAGCAAAATCCGCTTATGTCGCTACTTGAACAAGCCGAAAGCGCAGAACAACGCTATTTACAACACAACGATGTCAGCGGCTTAGATGAGGCGATTCATTACTGGCAACAAATTCTACAATCCCCTAATTTTCCAGCACAAGATGAGTATTTTCAACTAAGTATTTTAAATAACATTGCGGTAACTTATTGGTATCGCTATAAGGCAAGAGGCGTTATTCAAGATTCGGACACTGCATTGCAGGCGTGGCAAGCCTTGGTGAAAAAACTACCCGATGATTCGCCTTATTTACCCAGTATACTTAACAACTTAGACACTGGACTGAGAGACCGCCATTCGCGCTTAGGTAACTTAGGCGATTTGCAAGCGGGAATTTCGGCTTTTCAACAAGCCATTGACCACAGCCCGCCCGACTTCCCTGATTTGGCGACTATGTTCAACAACTTAGGCAATAGACTAACAAACCGCTATTCGCGCTCAGGTGACTTAGATGATTTGCAAGCAGGGATTTCGGCTTACGAAAAAGCCATTGCCCACACCCCACCCGATTCTCCTGATTTGGCTAGCCTGCTCAACAATTTAGGCAGAGGATTACGCCACCGCTATTTACGTTTAGGTGGCTTAGACGATTTGCAAGCAGGAATTTCGGCTTTTCAACAAGCCATTGCCCACATCCCACCCGATTCTACTGGGCTGGCTAAGTGTCTTAACAACTTAGGTCTGGGACTGACAGATCGCTATTTACGCTTAGGTAACTTAGGCGATTTGCAAGCAGGGATTGCGGCTCACGAAAAAGCCATTGCCCACACCCCACCCGACTCTCCTGAGTCGGCGACTATACTCAACAACTTAGGCGGTGGATTGCGCCACCGCTATTTACGCTTAGGTGACTTAGATGATTTGCAAGCGGGGATTGCGGCTCATGAAAAAGCCATTGCCCACACCCCACCCGACTCTCCTGAGTTGGTTAAGTGTCTTAACAACTTAGGACTGGGAGTGACAGACCGCTATTTACGCTTAGGTGACTTAGGCGATTTGCAAGCGGGAATTTCGGCTTTTCAACAAGCCATTGACCGCACTCCACCCGACTCTCCTGAGTTGGCTAAGTGTCTTAACAACTTAGGTCTGGGGGTGACAAACCGCTATTTACGCTTAGGTGACTTAGGTGATTTACAAGCGGGAATTTCGGCTTTTCAACAAGCCATTGACCACACCCCACCTGATTCCCCTGAACTGGCGGGTCGGCTCAACAACTTAGGCAGTGGACTGACAGACCGCTATTTACGCTTAGGTGGCTTAGGCGATTTGCAAGCAGCGATTGCGGCTTACGAAAAAGCCATTACCTACACTCCACCCGATTCCCCTGATTTAGCGACTATACTCAACAACTTAGGCACTGGACTGAGAGGTCGCTATTTGCGCTTAGGTGACTTAGGCGATTTGCAAGCAGCGATTGCAGCTTACGAAAAAGCTATTGCTCACACCCCACCCGATTCTCCTGATTTGGCGGGTTGGTTCAACAACCTAGGCAATGGACTAAGCGACCGCTATTCGCGCTTAGGTGACGACTTAGGCGATTTGCAGGCGGGGATTAAGGCTTATCAACGAGCTATTGAACTGGATAAAAAAGGTTCACTGGAAAACTTACTAAATCATTCCGTTAATTTGCTCAACTGGGCATTTGAACGCAGCAATTGGCAGGAAATGGAAGAGGTTTATCCTCAAATCCAAGCTACCAGTGAACAATTGGTAGAAAAACAACTACAACGCGAACACCAAGAGGCGTTTTTAACCGAAACACAAGGTATTTCCGCTGCAATGGCCTATGCCCGCATTCAGCTACATAACCCAGCGGGCGCAGTTGAAGCCTTAGAACAAGGCGCAGCGCGCTTATTAAGCACTGCGTTGGCACGCGACAATGCCGATATTAGCCAATTGCAACAGGATTACCCTGATTTGTATGCGCGTTATGAGCAACAACGCAAAGCCGTTAAAAATGCCCAACGCTTTTACCAAAATGCCAATGAAGAACAGCACAAAGCCGCTTTTGAGCAGTGGCAACAACAAGAAGCCCATTTTCAGAGCGTTTTAAGTGAAATTCGCCAACAGCCTGATCAGGAAAATTTCCTGAATATCGCCACCGATATTAACCGCGTTTATCAAGCTGCGGACACTCGACCACTGGTGTATGTTTTTTATACGGACAAAGGAGGTTATGCACTACGGATATTTAAAAAAGAGATACAGGCTATTGTTTTGCCTGATTTGACTACAGAAAAATGGCAAGAGCGATTTGATAAATACTTTAATGCCTACGATAACGCCCACAATAACCAAAAAGAATGGCAACAAGCCATTGATGATTTAACTGCGTGGTTATATACCGCGATTATGCAACCTATTGTGTCGCATTTACCCAGCACTGAATTCACCTTAATTCCGATTGGTTACTTAAATCTATTCCCGCTGCATTTGGCATGGACAAAAGAAAATGGCACGCGCCACTATATGGTGGATAAATTCACCATTAATTATGCCCCTAATGCACTGGCTTTAGTGAATGCGCAAAAATCGGCAATTTTACCATCTGATAATTTATTACTGATTAACGAACCTAAACCCGTAGAGGCAAGCGAATTGCCCAGTTCAATAATGGAAAGCATCGCCATTAAACAACACTTTAAACAACACACAGAATTTGCGCATGAACAAGCCACGGTTTCTGCGGTTAAAGAAGCCTTGAATAATTCCCCTAATGTGTTGCATTTCGCTTGTCATGGTGAAGTTGATTTTGAAAATCCATTAAAAACAGGTTTATTAATGGCGAATTATAAAATGCTCACTGTCGCCGATTTTTTCCAAGCCCAATTACAAGCGCGTTTAGTCAGTTTATCCGCTTGTCAAACGGGAATTATTGGCACGAAGAAAGTAGAAGAAGTGGTTGGTTTGCCGACCAGCCTATTGCACGCGGGCGCGGCGGGAATATTGGCTTCGCTGTGGCCAGTTAAAGATGTTTCAACAGCCTTATTGATGATGCACTTTTACCACAACTTTATGCAGAAAAAACAAGCCCCGCAAGCGGCTTTGCGGGAAGCGCAATTGTGGCTGCGCGAAGCGAATAATCAGGAGATTTACGACTGGTTAAAAAAGCCTGTGTTAAGTCAACTGGGTTCATCTTATCGCCTCCGATTTCACCAAAACGCCAACAATAAACCACTGGAAAAACCTTATCAAAGTGCTTATTATTGGGGGGCGTTTTATTATACGGGAATTTAA
- a CDS encoding CHAT domain-containing protein — MNEELQKALMALMQAIQNDNHAEAMLIILQHPELLEIIQQMQQQHEEEQNPLRSLSNQAQSAEQRYLQRGDVSGLDEAIDYWQQILQHPDFSKQDEELQLGVLNDSAVTYWYRYGAKGVIQDLDRALQTWQALVKKLPNDSPYLPRLISNLGAGLSNRYARLGELADLQAGIAAYQQAIAHTPPDSPDLAAMFNNLGNGLTDRYSRLGDLADLQAGIKAYQQAIDQTPPDSPDLAGRLNNLGAELTNRYTRLGELADLQAGIAAAQQAIAHTPPNSPDLARRLNGLGLGLTNRYARLGDLADLQAGIAAFRQALDHTPLDSPDLARHLHGLGAGLRDRYARLGELADLQDGIAAYKKAIAHTPPDSPDLARLLNNLGLGLSDRYAQLGELADLQAGIAAYQQAIELAKKGSLEDLLKHSRNFLLWAFERDSWQEMAAVYPNIQTASQHLMEKQLLREQQEAFLTETQGLAARMAYARIQTQDLASAVEVLEQGVARLLSAALAGDNTDVSPLQQAHPDLYARYKQQRQTVRQAQRDYQNADAAQREAALKHWQTQEAAFKAVLSEIRQQPAHENFLTIPTDIQRVYQAAHSRPLVYLFDTPKGGYALRVLQQDIQAIALPELSFEKLQAQGNKYFEADFNAHTQQQAWHQAIEDLSTWLYTAIMQPLLPQLPRAFTFIPIGYLNLFPLHLAWTKENGTRHYMVDKFTINYAPNALALVNAQKSAILPSDNLLLINEPKPVEASELPSSIMESIAIKQHFKQNRELPHEQATVSAVKEALNNSPNVLHFTCHGGANVQNPLKTGLLMANNEMLTVADFFQAQLQARLVSLSACQTGVIGFKKAEEVVGLPTSLLHAGAVGVLASLWSVEDASTALLMTRFYHNFMQQKQAP; from the coding sequence ATGAATGAGGAATTACAAAAAGCATTAATGGCACTGATGCAGGCTATACAGAATGATAACCACGCAGAAGCCATGTTAATTATACTGCAACACCCTGAATTATTAGAGATAATTCAGCAAATGCAGCAACAGCATGAAGAAGAACAAAACCCGCTCAGGTCGCTGAGCAACCAAGCCCAAAGCGCAGAGCAACGCTACTTGCAACGCGGTGACGTGAGCGGCTTAGATGAAGCAATTGATTATTGGCAACAGATTCTGCAACACCCTGATTTTTCCAAGCAAGACGAGGAATTGCAACTGGGGGTTTTGAATGACAGCGCGGTAACTTATTGGTATCGCTATGGGGCAAAAGGCGTGATACAGGATTTAGACCGCGCATTGCAGACCTGGCAAGCCTTGGTGAAAAAACTGCCCAATGATTCGCCCTATTTACCTAGGCTGATTAGCAACTTAGGTGCTGGACTAAGCAACCGCTATGCCCGCTTAGGGGAGTTAGCGGATTTGCAAGCGGGGATTGCAGCTTACCAACAAGCCATCGCCCACACCCCGCCCGACTCTCCGGATTTGGCGGCTATGTTCAACAACTTGGGCAATGGACTGACGGACCGCTATTCGCGCTTAGGGGATTTAGCGGATTTGCAAGCAGGAATAAAGGCTTACCAACAAGCCATAGATCAGACCCCGCCCGACTCCCCGGATTTGGCGGGTCGGCTCAACAACTTAGGTGCTGAACTCACCAACCGTTATACCCGCTTAGGGGAGTTAGCGGATTTGCAAGCGGGGATCGCGGCTGCCCAACAAGCCATCGCCCACACCCCGCCCAACTCCCCAGATTTGGCACGTCGGCTCAATGGCTTAGGTTTGGGACTCACCAACCGCTATGCCCGCTTAGGGGACTTAGCGGATCTGCAAGCGGGGATTGCGGCTTTCCGACAAGCCCTAGACCACACCCCGCTCGACTCCCCTGATTTGGCGCGTCATCTCCACGGCTTAGGTGCTGGACTGCGTGACCGCTATGCCCGCTTAGGGGAGTTAGCGGATTTGCAAGACGGCATTGCGGCTTACAAAAAAGCCATCGCCCACACCCCGCCCGACTCGCCTGATTTGGCGCGTCTGCTCAACAACTTAGGTTTGGGACTTAGCGACCGCTATGCTCAGTTAGGGGAGTTAGCGGATTTGCAAGCGGGGATTGCGGCTTACCAACAAGCGATTGAATTGGCTAAAAAAGGTTCACTGGAAGACTTGCTGAAGCATTCCCGCAATTTTCTCCTCTGGGCATTTGAACGCGACAGTTGGCAGGAGATGGCAGCGGTTTATCCCAACATCCAAACTGCCAGTCAACACTTGATGGAAAAGCAATTATTGCGTGAACAGCAGGAAGCCTTTTTAACCGAAACCCAAGGGCTGGCGGCGAGAATGGCGTATGCCCGTATTCAAACCCAGGATTTGGCGAGCGCGGTGGAAGTCTTAGAACAAGGCGTGGCGCGTTTATTAAGCGCGGCATTGGCGGGCGATAACACCGATGTCAGCCCATTGCAGCAGGCACACCCCGATTTGTATGCGCGCTATAAACAGCAGCGGCAAACCGTGCGCCAAGCACAACGCGATTATCAAAACGCCGATGCCGCACAACGCGAGGCAGCACTTAAACACTGGCAAACCCAAGAAGCCGCGTTTAAGGCGGTGTTAAGCGAGATTCGACAACAGCCCGCGCATGAAAATTTCTTGACCATCCCCACCGACATCCAGCGGGTGTATCAAGCTGCGCACAGCCGCCCGCTGGTGTATCTTTTCGACACGCCCAAAGGCGGTTACGCATTGCGGGTGTTGCAGCAGGACATACAAGCCATTGCTTTGCCTGAATTGAGTTTTGAAAAATTGCAAGCGCAGGGGAATAAGTATTTCGAGGCTGATTTTAACGCCCACACCCAGCAACAAGCATGGCATCAAGCGATTGAGGATTTAAGCACTTGGTTATATACCGCCATCATGCAGCCGCTGTTGCCACAGTTACCCCGCGCATTCACTTTCATTCCGATTGGTTACTTAAATCTATTCCCGCTGCATTTGGCATGGACAAAAGAAAATGGCACGCGCCACTATATGGTGGATAAATTCACCATTAATTATGCCCCTAATGCACTGGCTTTAGTGAATGCGCAAAAATCGGCAATTTTACCATCTGATAATTTATTACTGATTAACGAACCTAAACCCGTAGAGGCAAGCGAATTGCCCAGTTCAATAATGGAAAGCATCGCCATTAAACAACACTTTAAACAAAATAGAGAACTCCCTCATGAACAAGCCACCGTTTCTGCGGTTAAAGAAGCCTTGAATAATTCCCCTAATGTGTTGCATTTTACCTGTCATGGTGGCGCGAATGTGCAGAATCCTTTAAAAACAGGTTTATTAATGGCGAATAATGAAATGCTCACTGTCGCCGACTTTTTCCAAGCCCAATTACAAGCGCGCTTAGTCAGTTTATCCGCTTGTCAAACGGGAGTTATTGGCTTTAAAAAGGCAGAAGAAGTGGTGGGTTTGCCGACCAGCTTATTGCACGCGGGCGCGGTGGGAGTATTGGCTTCGTTGTGGTCAGTAGAAGATGCCTCGACAGCGTTATTGATGACACGCTTTTACCACAACTTTATGCAGCAAAAACAAGCCCCGTAA
- a CDS encoding N-6 DNA methylase — translation MPTKSIHQAQFGDFQTPIPLAQKIVSILKKNHHLNPDIIIEPTCGQGAFILAAYQAFTHATILGFEINPDYVKNSQQLLPDNKQVIVKQADFFNTDWATIIASLQGYLLIIGNPPWVTNSALSVLNSQNIPEKSNFHQQKGIEAITGSSNFDVSEFILLQLLHLFTKRDGTLAFLCKYAVARKVMRRLRKNTIYRLFFSIYLIDTKKYFSANVESCLLVVTTDAGDVDCQVYASLDAPQPDRFIGQREGDMVSHLYLYEKWRHLRGEESHYIWRSGIKHDCAKIMELEPVNGGYKNGLGEFIECETDYLYPLLKSSDLAHGDIGVYRKVVIVPQKFVGENTAVIKKIAPKTWDYLIRHKEYLAKRKSVIYQNKPEFSIFGVGDYSFKPWKIAISGLYKTLNFTLVGTLDGKTVLFDDTVNFLSFNTQEEALFIYALLTSEPALEFFNSIIFWDEKRPITIQLLKRLSLKALSKELGLFSQYQRWTEQSQLDMLESR, via the coding sequence ATGCCTACAAAATCAATTCATCAAGCCCAATTTGGCGATTTTCAAACGCCTATTCCTCTTGCACAAAAAATTGTCTCGATTTTAAAAAAAAATCATCATCTTAACCCAGATATTATTATTGAACCCACTTGCGGACAAGGGGCATTTATTTTAGCTGCTTATCAAGCATTTACTCATGCCACTATTTTGGGTTTTGAAATTAATCCTGATTATGTGAAAAATAGTCAGCAATTATTGCCTGATAATAAACAAGTAATCGTTAAACAAGCGGATTTTTTTAATACCGATTGGGCAACTATTATCGCATCATTACAAGGCTATCTTTTAATTATTGGGAATCCGCCTTGGGTGACAAATAGCGCGTTAAGTGTTTTAAATAGCCAAAATATTCCTGAAAAATCAAATTTTCATCAACAAAAAGGCATAGAAGCCATTACGGGAAGCAGTAATTTTGATGTATCAGAATTTATATTATTACAACTGCTGCATTTATTCACCAAAAGAGATGGCACACTGGCTTTTTTGTGTAAATATGCCGTTGCGCGCAAAGTGATGCGGCGATTGCGGAAAAATACAATATATCGTCTTTTCTTCTCTATTTATCTGATTGATACTAAAAAATATTTTTCTGCTAACGTAGAATCTTGTTTATTGGTAGTCACCACAGATGCGGGTGATGTGGATTGTCAAGTTTACGCTTCATTAGACGCGCCACAACCCGACCGCTTTATTGGTCAGCGAGAGGGTGATATGGTCAGTCATCTTTATTTGTATGAAAAATGGCGACATTTAAGAGGAGAAGAATCGCATTATATATGGCGTTCTGGAATAAAACATGATTGCGCAAAAATTATGGAATTAGAACCCGTTAATGGGGGCTATAAAAATGGTTTAGGTGAATTTATCGAATGTGAAACAGATTATCTTTATCCTTTATTAAAAAGTTCTGACCTTGCGCATGGGGATATTGGTGTTTATCGAAAAGTGGTTATTGTGCCGCAAAAATTTGTCGGAGAAAATACCGCTGTCATTAAGAAAATCGCGCCAAAAACATGGGATTATTTAATAAGACATAAAGAATATTTAGCCAAGCGCAAAAGTGTCATTTATCAAAATAAGCCTGAATTTTCAATTTTTGGTGTAGGCGATTATTCATTTAAACCGTGGAAAATTGCTATTTCAGGATTATATAAAACTTTAAATTTTACTTTAGTCGGTACATTAGACGGAAAAACAGTATTATTTGACGATACAGTTAATTTTTTATCTTTCAACACGCAAGAAGAAGCGTTATTTATTTACGCATTATTAACTTCTGAACCCGCGCTTGAATTTTTTAACTCCATAATATTTTGGGATGAAAAGCGTCCCATTACGATACAGCTATTAAAAAGATTATCCTTAAAAGCCTTATCAAAAGAATTAGGCTTGTTTTCGCAGTATCAAAGGTGGACTGAACAAAGTCAATTGGATATGCTAGAATCGCGCTAA
- a CDS encoding restriction endonuclease: MKPILTISSLQQAAAQFAAIETLHHEPSLYGITDGKAVGTYLEHKFADFLLSQYGYLRGNSASGIDFPELEVDIKVTSIKQPQSSCPFKSAAQKIFGLGYHLLIFVYDKMDNSDNKTSQLNMQHTIFIEKEYTADFQTTKGILDILTRDGNKDDIMAFLMERNLPIDEIGADQLADKILQSPPNQGYLTISNALQWRLQYSRAIQNAGTVSGVLKIR, from the coding sequence ATGAAACCTATTTTAACAATTTCCTCTTTACAGCAAGCGGCTGCACAATTTGCGGCTATTGAAACATTGCATCATGAACCCTCACTCTACGGCATAACCGATGGGAAAGCAGTAGGCACTTATCTTGAGCATAAATTTGCTGATTTTCTTTTAAGTCAATATGGATATCTACGTGGTAATTCTGCATCTGGAATTGATTTTCCTGAATTGGAAGTTGATATAAAAGTAACCAGCATTAAACAACCACAATCCTCTTGTCCTTTTAAATCTGCGGCTCAAAAAATATTTGGTCTTGGTTATCATTTGCTTATTTTTGTTTATGATAAAATGGATAATAGCGACAATAAAACCAGTCAATTAAATATGCAACACACTATTTTTATTGAAAAAGAATATACCGCAGATTTTCAAACCACAAAAGGAATCTTGGATATATTAACAAGAGATGGAAATAAGGATGATATTATGGCATTTCTTATGGAGAGAAATTTACCCATAGATGAAATTGGCGCAGATCAACTGGCTGATAAAATTCTACAATCTCCCCCAAATCAAGGTTATTTAACCATTTCAAATGCCCTTCAATGGAGACTCCAATACAGCCGCGCCATTCAAAACGCTGGCACTGTATCAGGAGTGCTTAAAATTCGCTAA
- a CDS encoding ribonucleotide-diphosphate reductase subunit beta — MQHDPLFQEPTSPSVKSASTVAAARPAVAATCVITPPERVMTPVAAATRPTLAKIRIGKHLNASAIKIIGGQDYDTRQPVPLKYTEVRKRFLSARNNFWLPNDISMGDDKVQWNTGRLTEDEMWLFKTNISYLTASDNLVPDNLNHAILENITANEMRQYLRWQMAEEANHIESYFFILESFGLDEKGQGQIFELYQQIPELIEKLNWNLQFTNNVVSCDAPIGSYEKNRALLEDLISYYIFEYLFFPCGFSQVFALARNGKLRNTAQQYQYIWRDENLHAINGRWLIRQIIVENPKLWDGKMRDRVRDIIHEAVELEAAFARATMPNGGIVGLSVKSYTDYAKMLADNICRSFDLPAMYGISEHPMPWLNEFEVKQEVNFFEGRVRDYQIGTTLEWD, encoded by the coding sequence ATGCAACATGATCCCTTGTTTCAAGAGCCGACAAGCCCTTCTGTCAAGTCAGCAAGCACGGTGGCTGCGGCGCGGCCTGCGGTGGCTGCAACGTGCGTGATTACGCCGCCAGAGCGGGTAATGACTCCCGTTGCTGCGGCGACTCGTCCGACTTTGGCGAAAATTAGAATTGGTAAGCACTTAAATGCCTCAGCCATTAAAATTATCGGCGGTCAAGATTACGACACGCGCCAACCCGTGCCGCTGAAATACACAGAAGTACGGAAACGTTTTTTATCCGCACGTAATAATTTTTGGCTGCCGAATGACATTTCTATGGGCGACGACAAGGTTCAGTGGAATACTGGACGTTTAACCGAAGATGAAATGTGGTTATTTAAAACCAACATCAGTTATTTAACCGCTTCGGACAATCTTGTTCCCGATAATTTAAATCACGCCATTTTAGAAAACATTACCGCCAATGAAATGCGGCAATATTTGCGTTGGCAAATGGCGGAAGAAGCCAATCATATCGAGTCCTATTTTTTCATTTTGGAATCTTTTGGTTTGGATGAAAAAGGGCAAGGACAGATTTTTGAATTGTATCAGCAAATTCCTGAGTTAATCGAAAAATTAAACTGGAATTTGCAATTTACTAACAACGTTGTTTCTTGTGATGCGCCGATAGGTTCTTATGAAAAGAATCGAGCGTTATTAGAGGATTTAATTAGCTATTATATTTTTGAATATTTATTTTTCCCGTGTGGATTTTCTCAAGTTTTTGCGTTGGCCAGAAATGGCAAATTGAGAAACACGGCGCAACAATATCAATATATTTGGCGCGATGAAAACTTACACGCGATTAATGGTCGTTGGTTAATTCGGCAGATTATTGTAGAGAATCCCAAATTATGGGATGGCAAAATGCGGGATCGGGTGCGGGATATTATTCACGAAGCGGTGGAGTTAGAAGCGGCTTTTGCGCGTGCGACCATGCCCAATGGCGGAATTGTGGGTTTATCGGTGAAAAGTTACACTGATTACGCCAAGATGTTAGCGGATAATATTTGTCGCAGTTTCGATTTACCCGCGATGTACGGTATTTCTGAACATCCTATGCCCTGGCTTAATGAGTTTGAGGTAAAGCAAGAAGTGAATTTTTTTGAAGGTCGGGTCAGAGATTATCAAATCGGAACGACTTTGGAATGGGATTAA